A single genomic interval of Candidatus Nomurabacteria bacterium harbors:
- the holA gene encoding DNA polymerase III subunit delta, whose amino-acid sequence MKLSEMIRLFHGKNSFISYREARTYIDDAKSKDPDREYLEIEAETLDISEIVQTYQTHGMFSTRKLIFIKRLYQSKERSVITEHLVSDFQDEDPSIEIIIWESQKIPANTKYLKFFRSSNSVYESPELNKRTFITWAKEECIRESIDITIKALQELAQRCNFDPERFVNEIKKVKLLSLKHVDIDDIQKISADTFEYDIWKLIDHLNEHDRQTTAVILDRLLKQNVDPHYILAMIYRNTRLIVLCRDVIDGGGDSRDVAKTLKIPPFTVPSIIRSSKQVTRNDLVNLYEKMTNLDFQIKVGAIDATIGLTLLSTIL is encoded by the coding sequence ATGAAGCTTTCCGAAATGATCCGATTATTCCATGGGAAAAATTCATTTATTTCTTATCGAGAAGCTCGAACTTATATCGATGATGCCAAGAGCAAGGATCCGGATCGAGAATACCTAGAGATAGAAGCTGAGACTTTAGATATTTCTGAGATCGTCCAGACATACCAAACACACGGCATGTTCAGCACTAGGAAATTGATCTTTATTAAGCGACTATACCAAAGTAAAGAAAGATCAGTGATAACAGAACATCTGGTCAGTGATTTCCAAGATGAAGATCCTTCAATAGAGATAATTATCTGGGAATCTCAAAAGATCCCTGCAAACACAAAGTACCTAAAATTCTTCAGATCATCGAATTCTGTATACGAATCTCCAGAGCTCAACAAGAGAACCTTCATAACCTGGGCGAAAGAAGAATGCATACGAGAATCCATAGATATCACAATTAAAGCTCTCCAAGAATTAGCCCAACGGTGTAATTTCGATCCAGAGAGATTTGTGAACGAAATAAAGAAGGTAAAACTTCTCTCTCTAAAGCACGTCGATATTGATGATATCCAGAAGATCTCAGCAGATACATTCGAATATGACATATGGAAACTGATCGACCATCTAAATGAGCATGACCGTCAGACCACTGCGGTGATCCTTGATAGGCTCCTTAAACAGAATGTAGACCCCCATTATATCCTTGCTATGATATACAGAAACACAAGATTGATAGTCCTTTGTAGAGATGTCATAGATGGTGGAGGTGATAGCCGTGATGTAGCAAAGACCTTAAAGATCCCACCTTTTACAGTTCCTTCAATAATTCGAAGCTCCAAACAGGTAACTCGAAACGATCTGGTTAACTTGTATGAAAAGATGACAAATCTGGATTTCCAGATCAAGGTAGGAGCGATCGATGCTACTATCGGATTAACCCTCCTCTCAACGATCTTATAA
- a CDS encoding LCP family protein — protein MSLSININDSNKVMLENRNLPSDPGNNKSRSRSSMSSKKKIILVILGVILLVGITSFGKILGYTKDLGLKISAGDIISPIKKDPQLRTDSSGIRTNALLVGIDTRETNQGLQNTDTIIVASYNKERNDVEMISIPRDTYVEIPEANWNIKINGIYNRAENEEEGTGLEALKSVVEEYTGLEIQYYVMVDVKALTNIIDIMGGIEVYVENSFTDYAYPDETNPYSDYQVVSFDAGPQTMDGDTAVKFSRSRKSLDNNEGSDFARARRQQKVLEAIKNKLLSTDTFLDPDKLYSILAELRDHIKVSEFTNEDVQAGLQLASIASEVKIFSFVLDPSVGGGTVLITNQIPDAYSISPAAGLGVYKDINELVGLYLEEPEIYAEDALIYVYDVGLGYQEAYDLTTELSEKFPYLRIIFRGTLFSDKTGSYVYSNSGDDEYDVTAKRLGTIVGSRTHDRPDFITNRLNGEDVVILLGGDLVTDTPSEESTQ, from the coding sequence ATGTCTCTATCTATCAACATCAATGACAGTAATAAAGTCATGCTGGAAAACAGAAATTTACCGTCTGATCCTGGGAACAACAAGTCCCGATCCAGATCATCCATGAGTTCGAAAAAGAAGATCATTCTGGTGATCCTTGGTGTGATACTCTTGGTCGGAATAACAAGTTTTGGAAAGATCCTCGGATATACAAAAGATCTAGGTTTGAAGATCTCTGCCGGGGACATTATCTCCCCTATCAAAAAAGACCCCCAACTAAGAACTGACAGTTCAGGTATTAGGACAAATGCCTTGCTGGTTGGGATAGATACGAGAGAAACTAATCAAGGCTTGCAGAACACAGATACAATAATTGTTGCTTCATACAATAAGGAGCGCAATGACGTTGAAATGATCTCTATACCAAGAGATACATACGTTGAGATCCCTGAAGCAAATTGGAACATCAAGATAAACGGAATATACAACAGGGCAGAGAATGAAGAGGAAGGAACTGGGCTTGAGGCACTAAAAAGTGTCGTTGAAGAGTATACGGGATTGGAGATACAGTATTATGTGATGGTGGATGTCAAAGCATTGACCAATATTATCGATATTATGGGCGGAATTGAGGTTTATGTAGAAAATTCATTCACTGATTATGCTTACCCTGATGAAACAAACCCATATAGTGACTATCAGGTAGTGAGTTTTGATGCAGGTCCGCAGACAATGGATGGAGATACTGCAGTAAAATTTTCAAGGTCTAGAAAATCTTTAGATAACAATGAGGGCAGTGACTTTGCTAGGGCAAGAAGACAACAGAAAGTACTAGAAGCCATCAAGAACAAGTTACTCTCTACAGATACTTTCCTCGATCCTGACAAGCTTTATAGCATCCTTGCCGAATTACGAGACCACATAAAAGTATCTGAATTTACCAATGAAGATGTACAGGCGGGATTGCAACTTGCGTCTATTGCATCAGAGGTTAAGATATTCTCATTTGTCCTTGATCCATCTGTTGGTGGCGGGACAGTGCTTATAACAAATCAGATCCCGGATGCTTATTCGATATCACCTGCTGCAGGTTTAGGAGTTTATAAAGATATTAATGAATTAGTCGGACTGTATCTCGAAGAACCGGAGATCTATGCTGAAGATGCTCTGATCTATGTCTATGATGTGGGGTTGGGATACCAAGAGGCCTATGACCTTACCACAGAGCTTTCAGAAAAATTCCCATACCTCAGGATAATCTTTAGAGGGACCTTATTTTCCGATAAAACAGGAAGTTATGTATATTCAAATAGTGGAGATGATGAGTATGATGTGACAGCAAAGCGATTAGGTACGATCGTAGGAAGTAGAACCCATGATAGACCCGATTTTATTACCAACAGACTGAATGGTGAGGATGTAGTTATTCTTTTAGGCGGAGATCTGGTGACTGATACTCCTTCTGAAGAAAGCACACAGTAG
- the mltG gene encoding endolytic transglycosylase MltG, whose product METILNNYKTETDSKSRSTLKTMFVILVLFLTIVGGGIYYVYKTYTDNVNQPLTDRDDLIEFEIPEGSSVDDVLNLLEDLEIMPPNKSSSFKIYLKINELEQLIQAGLFKIPMNLNMKELAIELQTAGIPDVWVTLPEGLRFDEISEILAEEFGSHEGSTFSKQEFDRLSTDPTYISTLQLPFTPEGGDPISLEGYLFPDRYRFPLESTEELVIETMLDNLRTKIPEDLTYQDLILASMLEREGRNADERAMISDIIRRRLDEGWFLNIDATLLYYYKDWKHVLTQEDLDTDHEYNTYTRIGMPLTPICNPGEVAINAAVNPRTNDYYYYLHEDNGMIHYARTWEEHSANVNTYLR is encoded by the coding sequence ATGGAAACAATTCTAAACAACTACAAAACAGAAACAGATAGCAAGTCTAGAAGCACTCTAAAGACTATGTTCGTGATCCTTGTCCTATTTCTAACGATAGTAGGCGGAGGTATTTACTATGTTTACAAAACATACACTGACAATGTCAATCAACCACTAACAGATCGAGATGATCTTATCGAGTTTGAGATACCAGAAGGAAGCTCAGTGGACGATGTCCTCAATTTGCTTGAAGATCTGGAGATCATGCCACCAAATAAAAGCAGTTCATTCAAAATATATCTTAAGATAAATGAACTCGAACAGCTCATCCAGGCAGGTTTGTTCAAGATCCCTATGAATTTGAATATGAAAGAACTTGCGATCGAACTCCAGACTGCAGGCATACCAGATGTATGGGTCACATTACCCGAAGGGCTACGTTTTGATGAGATCTCAGAGATTTTAGCAGAAGAATTTGGTTCACACGAAGGTTCTACATTCAGTAAACAGGAATTCGACCGTCTATCAACCGATCCTACATATATCAGTACCCTTCAACTACCCTTTACACCTGAGGGAGGCGATCCGATATCACTAGAAGGTTATTTGTTTCCTGACAGATATAGATTTCCGCTTGAAAGTACAGAGGAATTGGTGATAGAAACTATGCTGGATAATCTTCGAACCAAGATACCAGAAGACCTCACCTATCAGGATCTGATCTTGGCAAGTATGTTGGAGAGAGAGGGTAGAAATGCAGATGAGAGAGCTATGATCTCGGATATCATAAGAAGAAGGTTGGATGAGGGGTGGTTCCTAAATATCGATGCGACGCTACTTTACTACTATAAAGATTGGAAACATGTTTTGACACAAGAAGATCTCGATACTGACCATGAATACAACACTTATACACGAATAGGTATGCCACTAACACCAATCTGTAATCCCGGTGAGGTCGCGATCAACGCAGCTGTCAATCCTCGAACAAATGATTATTACTACTACCTACATGAAGATAATGGTATGATACACTACGCTAGAACTTGGGAAGAACATTCAGCAAATGTGAATACTTATCTACGTTAG
- the ruvX gene encoding Holliday junction resolvase RuvX, with translation MNKKRFPILAIDYGEKRFGIAISDSKGIVSTSLGTLSISKNIGIGDIIEQIRVITTQNRVSSILLGLPQAFEKAYEINRDRIKRFGQMISEATGLEVYYYDESYSSKQATAVMIETGKTRTQRRKDVDSVAAALFLQEYLDGNNSKQLQNRNR, from the coding sequence TTGAATAAAAAACGTTTTCCGATACTCGCCATAGATTATGGAGAAAAAAGGTTTGGTATAGCTATTTCTGATAGCAAAGGGATCGTATCAACGTCCCTTGGGACATTAAGCATCTCAAAGAATATCGGGATAGGCGATATAATAGAGCAGATCAGAGTTATCACTACTCAGAATAGAGTTAGTTCAATTCTCTTAGGTCTTCCTCAAGCATTTGAGAAAGCTTATGAGATCAATAGAGATCGGATAAAGAGATTTGGACAGATGATCAGTGAAGCAACTGGTCTGGAAGTGTACTATTATGATGAGAGTTACTCATCCAAGCAAGCAACTGCGGTGATGATAGAAACTGGTAAAACACGTACTCAAAGAAGAAAAGATGTAGACAGTGTTGCGGCAGCTTTATTTTTGCAAGAATATTTAGATGGAAACAATTCTAAACAACTACAAAACAGAAACAGATAG